The window CTGGTCTTCGCCTTCCGCAGCTCCGCGGCGCTGGCCTACGCGTTCGGCATGGCGGTCACCGGCACCATCACCATCACCACCCTGCTCTTCTTCTACGTCGCCCGCGCCAAGTGGGGCACGCCCCGGTGGCTGCTCGGCATCGGCGCGGGCGTGCTTCTCTTCGTGGACCTGCTGTTCGTGGCGGCCAACCTGACCAAGCTCGTCCACGGCGCGTGGCTGCCGCTGCTGATCGGCCTCACGGCGTTCACCGTCATGACGACCTGGCAGCGGGGCCGCGAGCTGGTCACCGCGGAACGAGCTCGCGCCGAGGGGCCGTTGCCCGAGTTCGTCGACGGCCTCCGCACGGGGCAGGAGCCGACGCTCCGGGCGCCCGGCACGGCCGTCTTCCTGAACCGGGGCAAGGAGACCACGCCGCTGGCCATGCGGGCCAACGTCGAGCACAACCATGTCCGGCACGAGCAGGTCGTGATCCTCGCCCTGCAGACCGAGCCGGTGCCCCGTGTCCCGGCCGACCAGCGGGTCGTCGTGGACGACCTCGGCTACGCCGACGACGGGATCATCCACGTCACCGCCCGGTTCGGCTACATGGAAACACCGGACGTGCCCGGCCTGCTGGCCATGCTCGACCCGGCCGTAACCGAAGGGCCGTTGCAGCTCGACCAGGCGTCCTACTTCCTGTCGAAGATCGAGCTCCGGCGCGGGAAAGCCCCGACGATGGCGCCCTGGCGCAAGCGGCTGTTCATCGCCACCTCCTACATCACGGCCGACGCCGCCGAGTACTTCAGCCTGCCCCGCGACCGCACGGTCATCATGGGCTCGCACATCGAGGTATAGGCGCGCACCGCGGGGAGCCGGGCCCGTTCGGCCTGCGTGGGCGGTCAGTTGCAGCGGGCACAGCCAGGGCCGCGCCCGCACGCGTCGTCCGCCTCGCCATCGACCGTCGACACCGCGGCGGCCACAGGCCCGCGGCCCCCTACCCTGCCACGCGTCGCGCCCCTCCTCGACGGCGATGGCGGCGATGACGAGGGCCGGCGAGGGAACGCTGACCTCGCCGGTGCCGGTGAATCAAGGGCACTGCCCCGCGAGAGCCTCGCCACACAATCGTTAATACTTAATATGTCCCTTTTATTGGTCAGGTTGCCCTTCAAGGGTTACATCGACACTTAATGGGTATATCCAAGCATTGCGTGCCTACAAGGGCATTAGCCTTCCCCTCCGTTCGAGAGGAACGCGACTGCGACTGATGCCGCCTCGACGATGCCCTCCAGCAACTTTCGGAAATCAACGACCGGGGACCCGCCCCACAGGCCCACCGCATCCTTGAGCCGTTGCCTTTCCCACCCCGACCTGCCGCGACCAGAGCTTACGGAGGCGTGATGCCAACCCGACCGATCCGCCTACTTCTTGCCGACGTCGACGGCACGTTGGTCACGAGCGACAAGCTCCTCACCGACCGCGCCATCCAGGCGGTCCACAAGCTGCACGACGCCGGCGTCCTCTTCGCGGTGACCAGCGGGAGGCCACCCCGCGGCATGTCCATGATCATCGAGCCCCTGGCGCTGACCACTGAACTCGCCGCCTTCAACGGTGGTCTCATCGTCAACCCGGACATGACCGTTGTCGAACAGCAGGTGATTCCCACGGAGGTGGTGGCCCCGGCCGTCGCGCTGATGGAATCGTTCGGCCTCAGCGTCTGGATCTACCGGGGCGCCGACTGGTACGTCCGCGATCTCAAGGGGCCGCACGTTGATCGCGAGAGCTGGACGGTGCAGTTCTCGCCCACGCTCGTTCCCGATTTCGACGGGCTCGAGCAAGGCGCCGCCAAGGTCGTCGGGGTCAGCGATGACCACCAGGTCGTAGAGGCGGCCGCGGTCGCAACTCGCGCGCAGTTCGGCGAGCATGTCTCGGCCGCCCGCTCGCAGCCCTACTACCTCGATGTGACCCATCCGCAGGCCAACAAGGGCGGTGTCGTCAAGTACTGGTCCGCCAAGCTCCGGATTTCCCCCGAACAGATCGCCACGATCGGCGACATGCCCAACGACGTGCTGATGTTCGCCCACTCGGGACTGTCCATCGCGATGGGAAACGCCAGCCACGAGGTCCAGCGCGCGGCGAGGCGGGTTACGACGAGCAACGAGGAGGAGGGTTTCGCGAACGCGGTCGAGCAGTTCATCCTATGACCCGCGGCACCGCATGACCGCGTCTGCCGCCTCAGGCCCGGATCACGGGCCTTCAGCCACCAGCCCACCGCCAAGGGGTACCGCAGCCGCCGACCCCGGACGGACACCAGCTCGACCCGTCCGATGCCGGCGCCCCACACAGTTCAACGCACCCGGCCCCGCGGCTTCAGCGCCACAGGCGGCAGTGCGGGGGCGGCCAGCCGGTCGCCGTCGTAGCCCTTCACCTCGCCGAAGCGGGAGCTCTCCATCCAGCCCCTCCGGGCCTCCTCGATTTCCTCATGGGAACGCCCGATGAAGTTCCACCACATGACGATCTCTTCCTCGAACGGCTCGCCACCCAGGAGCATGAGGCCGGCGTCGGAGGTGGCGCGCAGGGGGAGTTCGCTGCGGCCGCAGCCGAGGTAGAGCATCGATCCCGGCTGCAGCGGCACACCGTCGACCTCCGCCTCGCCGGACATCGACAGCACTGCGTACTCGAAGTCGGGGTCGAGCGGCAGTCGCGCCTCGGCGCCGCCCGCCAGGGCGACGTCCGCGCCGACGATCGGGGTGTAGGCCGTGCCCGGTGACGTGGCACCGTCGAGTTCGCCGAGGATCACCGTGGCGGTGAGGCCGGGGGCGGTGACGGTGGGCAGCTCGGTGTGGTGCTGAAAGTGCGGCTCGACCTGCCGGTGCGCGTCGGGCAGGGCCACCCAGAGCTGGGCGCCGTGCAGAAAACGGGCGTGTGACTTCGGGCTCTCCTCGGAGTGGCTGATCGCCCGGCCGGAGGTCATCAGCCCCAGTTCGCGCGGGCGCACCGTCTGCAGACTGCCGAGGCTGTCGCGGTGCAGCACCTCACCCTCGTGAAGCCAGCTGACCGTCTGAAGACCCATGTGGGGGTGCGGCGGGACCTGCATCCCGGGCTCGTCGGCAATGTCGTCAGGGCCGTAATGATCCACGAAGGCCCAGGCGCCGACCATGCGCCGGCCGAGATTGGGCAGCAGCCGGCGGACCTCCGTGGACTCGCCGAGCTGGACGTGGCGCGGGGCGAGAAGTTCACGTACCGGCTCAGCGACGACGAAACCCCGCCCTCCGCAGACGGAGAGTGCGGCCTGGCGATCGAGATTGCTCATGGCGCTCAACCTATTCCCGTGCGGGCGCGGGCGGTCGATACCCACGCCGAGATTTTAGTGGAATGTTCAACCATTATGCTGTGTTGTCAAGGGCGAACGAACGGCTGGGCGGATGAACGGACGCCCGACCGGCAGGATCCGGGAAGGCCGCGACCGAGGAGGACAAGTGAACGACAGCTACTTCGAGTTCGGTACGGCAGCCGACCGCTGGGACCGCGCCCGGATGTTCTTCGAGGCGAAGGAGTATCTCACCGCGGCCCGGATCCTGGGTGGGCTGGTCGAGGAAGCGCCGGAGCAGGTCGCCCCGCGGCTGCTGCTGGCCCGCGCCTACTACCACTCGGCCCGACTCGGCAAGGCCGAGACGGAGCTGCGGGCCGTGCTGGAGCGCGACCCTGTGGAGCACTACGCACGGCTCATGCTCGGTCGCACGTTGGAGCGGCAGGGACGGCAGGCCGAGGCGACACCGCATCTGCGCATGGCTGCGGCGATGTCCGGGGCTTTCTGGGACGACGAGGGCGACTCGGACGTCTGAGGCGGAGCGCCTTCGGTAGGGCTGCGGGCGTGTTCGGGGGGAGTCGGCCCTTACGCACGTCGCTACCCCCTCTTCGAGCGGCCAAAATTCCGATGCGTCGAGGCTTGCCGCCGTGATAGTCCGACGAGTCATGGAAGCTCTAGTGACAACGCGGCTCGTGCTCCACCCTCTGACCCCCGCAGAGGCGGAGTACGTAGTGGAAGGCCGTCCCGGGCCGGACGCCCTCTGGGCACCTGACTATCCCAACGACGGCGACCGGGCGGGCGCGCGGCACTTCCTGGAGCACTGCGCGGACACCGGCAATCCCGAGCCGTTCGGCGCGTACGAGATCCGCCTCCGCGAGGACGGGCACGCCATCGGCGGAGTCGGCTTCCATGGCGTCCCGGACGACCAGGGGCAGGTCACGATCGGCTACGGCCTGATACCGGCGATGCGCGGCAAGGGGTACGCCTCCGAGGCTCTGCGCGCGCTGCTGGAGTTCGCCCGTGCCGAGGGTGTCGCGTCGGTCAAGGGCGACGCCGACCTCGACAACGCCGCGTCCCAGCACGTCATGGCAGCGGCCGGGATGCGCTTCGTCGGGGAGGACGACCTGCTGAGGCACTACCGGATCGACTGGACGGCCGGATCGGCGGACGAACGCGGGGACGGAGCGGCTGCGACGGACGGAGCCGCCGGGTCCGCACCTTCTCCCCAGGTCTCGGCTCGACGTCCGTCATGACGCCGGACACCCGGGCGGCTGGACCCCTACCACGACCGAACCCGCCAGGCAGCTCCTGGCGGGTTCGGTCGTAGTGGTGTTTCGGCCGGTCAGCCGGCAGCGGTGGCCGTGCGGGATACCGTGCCACCCTCCGCCGGGACCGTGTCCGATCCCGGCACCAGCAGACGCTCGGTCAGATAGCCGAAGAACAGACCGAAAGTGGTCCAGAGCGTGGCCTGAACGGCGAGGGTGGCGAGGCGGAACTCCCACAGCAGGCCGGCCGGGAAGTCCTTGCCGACCTCGTTGAACGAGGGCAGGAAGACGTAGGCGAGCCCGATGACGAGGACGTAGGCGGCGGATGCGGCGATCGTCGCGTTCCAGTTGCCCAGGCGAGGAGCCAGCCGCTTGCCGAGAATGACGGCCGCGACGGCGAGCAGCACACTGAGAGCGACCATGAGGAAGAACATGGCGGTGCGTTGGCCGATCGTGTCGGGGTTGCCGACGGCCGGCGGGTTGGCCGGGTACTTGAGGAACGGCACGACATACACGGTCAGCAGGGCGCCGAACGCGATCAGTGCGGCGGTGGCCCGGGGGCCGAACCTGCCGATGCGGCCGAGGGCGTAGCAGAAGACGAGCGCGGCGATGCCGCCGACGGCCACGCCGAAGACGAGGACACCGGTGGCGAGGCCGGCCGTGGACTGCATGGCACGGCTGACGAGTTCCTCGCCGCCACCGTGGTCGTGGCTGTGCGCCTCTTCGAGGGCGATCGCCGCGTCGACCCGCGACTCCCCGAGGAAGTAGGCGACGGCAAGTGCGAGCGCGCCCGCGACGAGGCCGGCCAGCATGCCTCGGATCAGCAGGGCTCTGACAGATATGGAGTTCATGAGGGGTTCCCCTGGCTTGCGCGGTATGTCAGTGGCAGGGGAAACCGAGCAGGTGGCGACCGTCGTGGACCCACTCGTGGACACCCTCGCCGGAGATGACCGCAGTGGCGCCCTGCTCGGCGCCGACGAAGTACAGCAGGACGAGCATGAGAATGCCGAAGAAGACCGCCCACGGGGCAATGGCCTTCAGCGAGATGGGGGTGATGGCGGGTGATGCGACGGCGGCGGGGGCAGCAGTCTGTGCCATGGCAGAACCTCCTGGGGGAACACGCGTCCCGATCGTGGTGCCTGAGACGACAGTGCTGGGTCTGACTTCCCGTACGGATACGGGTTCACAGTGGCGCGACCGTGCCGGATTCTCACCGGACTTCCATCACACCGTCGTCATGTTCGTCGCGACCATACCGCCTGGGAGCACCCCGCCGCCATGGCACCATCTGCCCACCCCACAGCCCTGGATGCCATGGTGTGCTTACTGAAGAGGCCACAGTTCAGGGAGTTGACGCGGGTGTTCACGGTACGGGTGATGTTGATCTCACCGGCGCTCAACGCGGCGCTGCGCGAGGCCCGCTTCGACGGCGACGCCCCGCTCGACGCGTCCGGCGTCCGGCGGGCGCGTGCGGCCGCGGCCGCGGTGCCTGCTGCAGACCGCCGGGTGCACGGCTCGGACGAGCGGTGCAGCGGGACCGCCGAGGCGTTGGGGCTGCGGTCCGAGCCCGAACCTGCCCTTCGGGGCTGGGACTTGGGGCGTTGGCGCGGACAGCGGCTGGCAGAGGTGAGCCGGGGCGAGCCGGAGGCGGTGTCGACCTGGCTGTCCGACCCCTCGGCCGCCCCGCACGACGGTGAGTCGCTGCTGGAGCTGCACGCGCGGGTAGGCGGCTGGCTGGATTCGCTGCATGGGGAGGGTGCCGACGACGGCAGCGTGCTCGCCGTGGTCGAACCCGCGGCGGTACGGGCCGCGATCGTGCATGCGCTGGGCCTTCCGCCGCAGGCGTTCTGGCGGTTGGACGTCGCCCCGCTGACGCTGTCCGAGCTCAGCGGCCGGTCCGGGCGCTGGAACCTGCGTTGCGGGCGGCCCCTGAGCACCGGAACCGACGAGATCACCGCGTCGCACGGACGGTAGCCGGGGGAGCCGTCTCCGTGATGGATCGCGGAGTCACGTACGCCCCCCTCCACCATGGGTCACGACGGACTTCGCCTCCCCTGCCCGGCCGGAGGGCGGGCACCTGAGGCCCCACTCCCCCACAACGACCCGCCCTCCTCCGCGGCGGCGGGCCCGGCCGCACACCCTTCCACCCGGGCAATGATGACAAATCGTACGTAAAATGGCCAAGGCGATCGAGCCCACCTCCTCTTCGGAAGGGCGACCGACCATGACCGATCAAACGCAGCTGAGCCGGCCCGAGACCACCCGCCCGGCATCCGAGTCCACGCACGGAGCAGGATCTCAGGGCGAAAGCCGCCGGGAGAACCGCCGAACGGAATCCGGGGCACGGGGGCGTACCACGATCGCCGACGGCGTGGTGGCGAAGATCGCCGGGCTGGCGGCCCGGAGCGTGCCCGGAGTCCAGGGCATGGGCGGAGGATTCACCCGCGGTATGGGGACCGTGCGGGAGCGAGTGCCCGGAGCGGGAGGTCGGTCCGTCACCGGCGGTGTCAAGGTCGAGGTCGGTGAGGTCCAGACCGCGGTCGACCTGTCGCTCATCGTCGAATACGGCTTCCCGATCGTCGAGCTCACGGGCGACGTCCGGACCGAAGTGATCGCCGCCATCGAGCGGATGACCGGTCTGGAGGTCGTAGAGGTCGACATCACGGTGACCGACGTGAAGCTGCCCGACGAGGAAGAGGAGGAACAGGTGCCGGAAAGGCGAGTCGTGCAGTGATTCGCCGGACCGGATCTCGCCTGGCCGCAGGGGGTGACCATCGGCCGTGTCGTCGGCCTGAACCTCGGCTGCCTCCCGAGGTCCATCGGATTTCCGCCTGACAGGGCCCACTGAGGCAGCCGCGCATGACGGGGATGGGGCCGACCTCGATCGGAGGACCAGATGTCCACAGGAATCATTGTTGCCATCGTCGTCGTGGTGGTGGTCCTTGTCGCCATCGCGGTGATTGTCCGGCTCGCCGTTCGGCGGCGGCATCTGCGAGAGCGCTTCGGGCCGGAGTACGAGCGTGCTGTCGAAACAGGTGACAGCCGCACGGCGGCTGAGCGTGATCTGCGCGACCGCGAGCAACGGCACGACGACCTCGATCTCAAGCCGCTGCCCTCGACCGCTCGTCAGCAGTACGCGCAGGAGTGGAACAGCGTGCAGGAGCATTTCGTGGACCGCCCGCAAGAGGCGGTCGGTGAGGCGGACCAGCTGGTGACCCGGCTCATGACGGAACGTGGCTACCCGACCGAGGGCTACGAGCAGCAGGTGAAGGACCTGTCGGTCGAACACGGGCGCACGCTGGAGCATTACCGCGCCGCCCACGCAGTCAATGCACGAGCCGGTGGCCAGCAGACGACCACCGAGGAACTGCGGGGAGCGATGGTGCACTACCGCGCACTCTTCGACGACCTGCTCACCAACGGCGACAGGCCGGGGCAGCAACACGCTTGACCCGGCCCCGCGTATACCGGCGGGCCACGGATCGAGAGCCCGTCGACACCCATTCGGACGAGGTGAACAAGCATGCAGCGCGAACACAGTGGAGCAGGCGACCACAGCAGCGCGACCGACGAGGGACTCAGCACCGAGGATCTCGCCCGGCCTCGGGACGACCGAGACGCAGATCGTGGAACACCGCCGGCAGCGGCGGCCGCTCCCCCGCCCACTGTGGACGCCGCTGAGGGCTCCCTGTCCACGGAGCACGCCGTGGCGGGTACACCACACGCTTCGGCGCCGGAGGAGGGCCAGGAGAACGAGCCGCTTCTCGGTCCCGAGGAAGCCGAGGCCTTCAAGTCCAAATGGCAGGCCGTCCAGACAGCCTTCGTCGACGATCCACAGGACGCCGTCCGTACGGCCGACGCCTTGGTCGCCGAGGTCATGCAGACACTGGCCCGGTCGTTCGCATCCCGCAAGGAAGGCCTCGAAAGCCAGTGGGGCCGGGGCGAGGAGGTCCTCACCGAGGATCTGCGCATAGCGCTTCAGCGCTACCGCTCGTTCTTCAACCGCCTGCTCAGCGCCTGATCGCGGAGAGCACAGCGACCCCGCCTCTCGCAGGGCCGCTCGGCCACGTCGGGATCCGGCCCTCGCTCACCGTCCGTACTCAGCTGCGGTACGTCTCCAGCAGGCGCAGCCAGACCTCGCTGATCGTGGGGAAGGAAGGGACCGCGTGCCAGAGCCGGTCGATGGGGACCTCCCCCGCGACCGCGACGGTCGCCGAATGCAACAGCTCGCCGATGCCCGGCCCTACGAACGTGACGCCGAGCAGGATCTCCCGGTCGAGGTCGACGACCATGCGGGCACGGCCCCGGTAACCGCTCGCGTAGAGGCCGGAGCCCGAGACCGCGCCGAGGTCGTAGTCGACGGCACGTACCCGGTGGCCGGCCCGCTCCGCCCCGGCGAGGGTGAGACCGACGGACGCGGCCTCCGGATCGGTGAAGACCACCTGGGGGACGGCCGCGTGGTCGGCGGTCGCGGTGTGGGCACCCCAACGACCGGTCGCCTCCGGGGCGCCCTGGGCCCGCGCGGCGATCGCAGCACCCGCGATACGGGCCTGGTACTTGCCCTGATGGGTGAGGAGCGCCCGGTGGTTGACGTCGCCGACGGCGTAGAGCCAGTGGCTGCCCTCCACCCGGCAGCTGTCGTCGACCGGGAGCCAGGACCCGGGCTTCAGGGCCACCGTCTCCAGCCCGAGGTCGTCGGTGCGCGGGGCGCGGCCGGTGGCGAAGAGGATCTCGTCGGCCTCGATGGGCTCGCCGTTGTCCAGTTCGACGGTGACGGGTCCGTCCGGGGCTGTGCGGTTGACGGAGGTGGCCGAGACGCCGGTACGGATGTCGGCCCCGGCCTCGGTCAGCGCCTCGGCGACCAGCTCACCGGCGAACGGCTCCATCTTCGGCAGCAGGCCGTTGCCACGGATCAGCATCGTGACCTGGGCACCGAGCGCCTGATAGACGGTGGCCATCTCCACGCCGACGACCCCGCCGCCGACGATCACCAGGCGGCCCGGAACCTCCTTCGCGCTGGTCGCCTCCCGGCTGGTCCAGGGGCGGGCATCGGCGACTCCGGGCAGGTCGGGAACCACGGCGCGGCTGCCGGTGCAGACGGCGACGGCGTGCCGCGCGGTGAGCCGCTGTTCGGTGCCGTCGGGGCTGGTGACGGAGACCTGCTTCGTACCGGCCAGACGGCCCTGGCCCCGGTAGAGATCCGCACCGACGCCCTCCAGCCAGGCGACCTGCCCGTCGTCGTGCCAGTCCGAGACGTACCAGTCACGGTGGGCAAGGACCGCGGCCGTGTCCAGCGGGCCCTGCACGGCTGCGCTGAGGCCCGGGACCCTGCGCGCGTCGGCACGGGCGACGACCGGGCGCAGCAGGGCCTTGCTGGGAATACAGGCCCAGTACGAGCATTCGCCGCCGACCAGCTCCGCCTCGACGACCGCCGTACTCAGCCCGGCCGCGCGGGTCCGGTCCGCCACGTTCTCCCCCACCGGCCCCGCACCGATCACCACGACGTCGTATACGGCGTTCTTCACAGCATCAGCATCTGTCATGGGGACAGTCTGGTGGTGGGTGTGGGCTGCGGCCACATGGGCAGGCGGAATAGCGCAAACGAAGCCACCGTTGTCCCGTACAGGTCCGAGCGGGCACAGGAAGAGGTACAGAAGCATGAGCACCGTAGAGCTCACCAAAGAAAACTTCGATCAGGTCGTCAGCGAGAACGAGTTCATCCTGATCGACTTCTGGGCTTCCTGGTGCGGCCCGTGTCGGCAGTTCGCGCCGGTCTACGACGCGGCGTCCGAGCGCCATGACGACCTGGTCTTCGCCAAGGTCGATACGGAGGCGCAGCAGGAGCTGGCGGCGGCCTTCGAGATCCAGTCCATTCCGACGCTGATGATCGTCCGGGACAATGTGGCGGTGTTCGCCCAGCCCGGGGCGCTGCCCGAGGCCGCGCTGGAGGATGTCATCGGACAGGCCCGGAAGCTGGACATGGACGAGGTGCGCAAGTCCATCGAGACCCAGCAGAAGGAACAGCAGCAGTAGCCTGCTCACCCGAACAGCGGATAGGAGGGCCCGGCCATCGGCCGGGCCCTCCTGGCGTCAGGAGCCGGGGCTAGAAGGGGTGGCCGGCCGGTTCGTGGCGCACGGTCGTCCAGCGCAGCTGGGTGAAGGCCTCCAGGTTGGCCCCGCCGCCGAACCGTGCGCCGGTGCCGGACGCGGCGATGCCGCCGAAGGGCGCGACCGCCTCGTCGTTCACCGTCTGGTCGTTGATGTGGACGATGCCGGTCGGGATCCGGTCCGCGAGTTCCAGGCCGAGCGCGGTGTCACGGGTGACGATGCCGAGAGAGAGTCCGTACGGGCTGTCGGCGGCCAGCGCCGCGGCCTCGTCCAGAGTCTCGAAGGACCGCACGGGGGCCACCGGGCCGAAGACCTCCTCCGTGTAGGCAGGCGTGTGGTCGTCGACGTCGGTGAGCACGGTGGGGCGGTAGAACAGGTCGCGGTGGGTACCACCGGCCGCGAGCTTCGCGCCGCCCGCGGTGCTCGACTCCACCAGCCGGTGGATCTTGCCGAGCTGGCCGCGGTCGATGATCGGGCCCAGGTGGACCTGCTCACGGTGCGGGTCGCCGACCGCCAGCGCGTCGGCCTTGGCGACGAGCCGTTCGACGTACTCGTCGAGCAGTGAGGCGTGTACGAGGTGTCGGCCGGTGGTCATGCAGATCTGGCCCTGGTGGAAGAAAGAGCCCCAACTGGCCTGAGCCACCGCGCCCTCCAGGTCGGCGTCCTCCAGAACGACAAGGGCGGAGTTGCCACCGAGCTCCAGGTGGGCGCGCTTGAGGAGCCGTCCGGCAGCTTCGCCGACGGCGCGCCCCGCAGCGGTGGAACCGGTGAAGGAGATGACCGGCACGCGCGGTTCGGCGACCAGCGCCTGTCCCGCCTCGGCGCCGCCGGGCAGGATGTGCAGCAGGTGTTCGTCGAGTCCGGCCTCGGCGAAGACCGCAGCCAGCGCGAGCCCGCCGCAGACGGCGGTGCGCGGGTCGGGCTTGAGGAGGACCGCGTTGCCCAGGGCGAGTGCGGGGGCGACGGACCGGATGGAGAGGATCAGCGGCGCATTGAACGGGGCGATCACGCCGACGACGCCGACCGGGACGCGCCGGGTGTAGGAGAGACGCTCGTCCTCGCTGGGCAGTACCTCACCGGCCGGCCGGGATGCGAGCGCGGCGGCCTCGTAGCACTCCTGGGCGGCGACGTGGAGCTCGAAGTCGGCCTTGCCGGGGATCGAGCCCGACTCCCGTACGATCCATTCGCGCAGTTCGTCGGCGTGCGCGGCGAACAGGTCGCCGGCCCGGCGCAGGACCGCGGCGCGGACGAAGTGCGGGGTGCGGGACCAGGCGGCCTGGGCGGCGGCCGCGGACCGGGCGGCCGCGGCGATGTCCTCGGGTGCGGCGAGGGTGACTCGTCCGAGCACCTCGCCGGTGGCGGGCTCGACGACGTCCGACTCACCTCCCGCAAGCGTGCGGGGCTGCCAGGCCTTGGGGTCGAGCAGGGACATGAAGACTCTCCAGTCGATCGGTTCGAGGGGTGGTCCCATGCGGTGGGGCGCGGGGGTGCGGCCGCGGCTTCGCGGGACGACGCGATCCGGCGCAACCGTGCGAGCTGCGTCCGGCAATCGAACGTGGCCTCGCCCGGTTGAACGTGCAACATCGTAGCCACGTGGCACCCACCGACAAGGGAATTGATCGAACTGCTGCTCCCTTTTGCGCCCGACGTTCCGTGCTGACCTCACACAGCGACGGCACCCCCCAACTCTCCATCCTTAGAAGGAAGTTCCCTGTATCCCGGCTCAGCCTCGGTTCTTCCGCTCCGAGACCCTGACCGAGAGGCCGTAGTCCAGTTCGGCGCCGTCGATCAGCAGGGCCTCCACGGTCCGGGTCACCGGATCGATGTCCGCCACCATGCCCTCCCCGGCGTACCGGGGGTAGCCCGAGGCCCCCGTCTCGCCCGTGGCCTCCACGACGGCCGAGCGGATGGCGGCGACGGAGTCGGGAGCCTCGGCGTTGTCGGTGTGCTCGGTGTCGTCGGTGGCTTCCGGGCGTTCGGTGGCTTCGGCCGGTCCGGTCGTGGCGTCGGTGAACCCGGGGACGAGCAGGATCTCGTAACTCTGCGGATAGCTCATGGTCATGACGCTAGGCAAGCGACGTGCGGCGCGCACGTTGCCGCGCTGCCGTGTTGCGGTGCCGTGTTGCGGTGCCGTGTTGCGGTGCGGGGCAAGCCCACCCCGGGTGCTGCCGTCGGTGAGCCCGGCGACCGGGCCCCGCCGCCTCAGCTCGACTCGCGGGGGATCGCCCGCGCACTCAGCAGGTCGTGACGCTCGGGCTCGCCCCCCGGGTTCCGCACCAGCCGGTCGACGAGATCGGCCAGCGGCTGCGCCGTCGCCAGTTCCATCCGCACACTGCTCAACCGGGGCCTCAGCAGCCTGCCCAGCATCAGATCCTCGGCTCCGATCACGGCGGTCTCGCCGGGCACGTCGATGCCCGCGTCCTGGAGCGCCCGCATCAGAAGCATCGCGTAGTCGTCGTTGTACGCGAACACGGCGTCGAGTCCGAGCGTGCGCCACCGCGCGGCGAGGGCGGCGGCCGACTCCTCCTCGTACCGCAGGGGCAGCGGTTCGATACGGGCTCCGCCACCGGCCGCGGCCCGCCGGGCTCCGGCCAGCCGGGGTTCGGCGAACACGCCCACGCCCCGTTCCTCGGGCATGACCACGCCGATCCGGCGACGGCCGCGCTCCAGAAGATGCGTGGTGGCGCAACTGCCCACCTCCCGCTCGTCCATGACCAGGGCGTGGGCACCGTCGACCGGCTGCGGGCCGAGGGTGATCACCGCCCTGGCCCCGGAACGCCGGAGCACGGCGATGCCCTGCGGGGTGAGGGCGATCCCGCCGGGTG is drawn from Streptomyces sp. NBC_01717 and contains these coding sequences:
- the trxA gene encoding thioredoxin, whose product is MSTVELTKENFDQVVSENEFILIDFWASWCGPCRQFAPVYDAASERHDDLVFAKVDTEAQQELAAAFEIQSIPTLMIVRDNVAVFAQPGALPEAALEDVIGQARKLDMDEVRKSIETQQKEQQQ
- a CDS encoding aldehyde dehydrogenase family protein, yielding MSLLDPKAWQPRTLAGGESDVVEPATGEVLGRVTLAAPEDIAAAARSAAAAQAAWSRTPHFVRAAVLRRAGDLFAAHADELREWIVRESGSIPGKADFELHVAAQECYEAAALASRPAGEVLPSEDERLSYTRRVPVGVVGVIAPFNAPLILSIRSVAPALALGNAVLLKPDPRTAVCGGLALAAVFAEAGLDEHLLHILPGGAEAGQALVAEPRVPVISFTGSTAAGRAVGEAAGRLLKRAHLELGGNSALVVLEDADLEGAVAQASWGSFFHQGQICMTTGRHLVHASLLDEYVERLVAKADALAVGDPHREQVHLGPIIDRGQLGKIHRLVESSTAGGAKLAAGGTHRDLFYRPTVLTDVDDHTPAYTEEVFGPVAPVRSFETLDEAAALAADSPYGLSLGIVTRDTALGLELADRIPTGIVHINDQTVNDEAVAPFGGIAASGTGARFGGGANLEAFTQLRWTTVRHEPAGHPF
- a CDS encoding LacI family DNA-binding transcriptional regulator gives rise to the protein MSQLPKQPSEGPVPTSADVARLAGVSRATVSYVLNNNSTVRISDPTRRRVREAAGELGYVPHAAARSLRAGHTRMVLLPTGNHPAGPLHHQFFHELESGLRRLDYTVVQHGSLGLDAEEAARAWAELRPVAVVAPGGIALTPQGIAVLRRSGARAVITLGPQPVDGAHALVMDEREVGSCATTHLLERGRRRIGVVMPEERGVGVFAEPRLAGARRAAAGGGARIEPLPLRYEEESAAALAARWRTLGLDAVFAYNDDYAMLLMRALQDAGIDVPGETAVIGAEDLMLGRLLRPRLSSVRMELATAQPLADLVDRLVRNPGGEPERHDLLSARAIPRESS